The Triticum dicoccoides isolate Atlit2015 ecotype Zavitan chromosome 6A, WEW_v2.0, whole genome shotgun sequence genome has a window encoding:
- the LOC119319538 gene encoding aspartyl protease family protein At5g10770-like isoform X2, translated as MAGAQSKDRYARKLLLLLLCGGYYSVVARAADDARSYKVLAVGSLKAEVVCSVTPAPSSGATVPLNHRHGPCSPAPSAKVPTILELLQHDQLRAKYIQRRWSGKKGTDDLQPLDLTLPTTLGTALDTLEYVITVGIGSPAVTQTMMIDTGSDVSWVRCNSTDGTTLFDPSKSTTYAPFSCSSVACTQLGNNGNNCSNSQCQYMVQYGDGSNTTGTYGSDTLALSASDTVKGFQFGCSHHEEGFNREKFDGLMGLGGDAQSLVSQTAATYGKSFSYCLPPTNRTSGFLTFGAPNVTSAFVTTPMLRWPRVPTFYGVLLQDISVGGTLLGIQPTVLSNGSVMDSGTILTRLPRRAYSALSSAFRSGMTRYPRAAPVGILDTCYDFTGLRNFSVPTVELVFDGGAVMDLDYDGIMISDCLAFAATSGVSIIGNVQQRTFEVLHDVGQGVFGFRSGACS; from the exons ATGGCCGGCGCTCAGAGCAAGGACCGATATGCTAGGAAGCTGCTGCTTCTCTTGCTGTGCGGCGGCTACTATTCTGTCGTTGCTCGTGCAGCCGATGATGCACGTAGCTATAAGGTTCTCGCCGTCGGCTCACTCAAGGCTGAAGTCGTCTGCTCAG TAACTCCAGCGCCGTCCAGTGGAGCTACGGTGCCGCTAAACCACCGGCATGGCCCGTGCTCGCCGGCGCCATCCGCAAAGGTGCCaaccatcctggagctgctccagcaTGACCAACTCCGAGCCAAGTACATCCAACGGAGGTGGTCTGGGAAGAAGGGCACCGACGACCTCCAGCCGTTGGACCTCACCCTGCCGACTACCCTGGGAACTGCCCTGGACACGCTGGAGTATGTTATCACCGTCGGCATCGGCTCCCCGGCGGTGACCCAGACCATGATGATCGACACCGGCAGCGACGTGTCATGGGTGCGCTGCAACTCCACGGACGGGACGACGCTCTTCGATCCCAGCAAGTCGACCACGTACGCCCCGTTCTCTTGCAGCTCCGTGGCGTGCACACAGCTTGGAAACAATGGCAACAACTGCTCAAACTCGCAGTGCCAGTACATGGTCCAGTACGGCGACGGCTCCAACACCACCGGCACGTACGGCTCCGACACGCTGGCGCTAAGCGCCTCGGACACGGTCAAGGGTTTCCAGTTCGGTTGCAGTCACCACGAGGAGGGCTTCAACCGCGAAAAATTCGACGGGCTCATGGGGCTCGGCGGCGACGCGCAGTCGCTCGTGTCGCAGACGGCGGCGACGTACGGCAAGTCCTTCTCGTACTGCCTCCCGCCGACCAACCGCACATCCGGGTTTCTCACCTTCGGCGCGCCGAACGTGACGTCCGCCTTCGTGAcgacgccgatgctcagatggccacGGGTGCCGACGTTCTACGGCGTGCTTCTCCAGGACATATCCGTGGGCGGAACTCTGCTCGGAATACAGCCCACCGTCCTCTCCAACGGATCGGTGATGGACTCTGGTACTATCCTCACGCGGCTACCACGGAGGGCCTACTCGGCGCTCTCGTCGGCGTTCAGATCCGGCATGACCCGGTACCCGCGGGCGGCCCCCGTCGGCATCCTGGACACCTGCTACGACTTCACCGGGCTAAGAAACTTCTCTGTCCCGACCGTCGAGCTGGTGTTCGACGGCGGCGCGGTCATGGACCTCGATTATGACGGGATCATGATCTCAGACTGCCTCGCGTTCGCTGCCACCAGCGGCGTTAGCATCATCGGCAACGTGCAGCAACGGACGTTCGAAGTGCTGCACGACGTCGGCCAGGGCGTTTTTGGCTTCCGGTCAGGCGCGTGCTCATAG